From the Maioricimonas rarisocia genome, one window contains:
- the ybeY gene encoding rRNA maturation RNase YbeY — translation MTFPTYTIEIADEQDRMICDQQRLRQVVESTLADERIASAEISLALVDDPTIHEVNRNHLDHDYATDVLSFLLCDAPVEGEAGDRHVEGEVVVSTETAVRQAEEFGWDADAELTLYVVHGLLHLCGYDDQTAEDRSKMRARERDVLKKWGITPHYEDEPVAPGGQAGI, via the coding sequence ATGACTTTTCCCACGTACACCATCGAAATTGCCGACGAGCAGGACCGGATGATCTGCGACCAGCAAAGGTTGCGTCAGGTCGTCGAGTCGACTCTCGCCGACGAGCGGATTGCGTCCGCCGAGATCAGTCTGGCCCTTGTCGATGACCCGACGATTCACGAAGTGAACCGGAACCACCTCGACCACGATTATGCCACCGATGTGCTCAGTTTCCTGCTCTGTGACGCTCCGGTGGAGGGCGAAGCAGGGGACCGGCATGTCGAGGGAGAGGTCGTCGTCAGTACGGAAACCGCGGTCCGCCAGGCGGAGGAGTTCGGCTGGGATGCGGATGCGGAGCTGACCCTGTACGTCGTGCACGGACTGTTGCATCTGTGCGGTTACGACGACCAGACAGCGGAGGATCGGAGCAAGATGCGGGCCCGGGAGCGGGACGTCTTGAAAAAGTGGGGCATCACGCCACACTATGAGGACGAGCCGGTCGCACCGGGTGGTCAGGCCGGCATCTGA
- a CDS encoding DUF1501 domain-containing protein, with the protein MSHDSFPPLSRRDFLARSAGVAAGVMSGAGLFNPIGRPSATVRADDERTPASADTLIVLWMAGGMAHTETFDPKRYVPFEKGMKAEEVLCTFPSIPTAVDEIRISQGLEQVASVMDRGTLIRSHVLGDLGHILHSRHQYHWHTGYEPPLSVAAPHLGAWVAHARGPNNPALPAFIDIGQSYEGNGEAEELKAFQTGGCLGSEFNPFRVPDPREAINIVRPPAGMSRARFRQRFDTYRKLVQQSPQYADAADEQKESLLKAIDGAHRLMDSPAAKAFDLALEPQESYETYNTSKFGLGCLLARRLVEEGARFIEVTTEYGPFLQWDTHDNGHTRLAKLKQEIDAPIAQLVRDLEQRGLLDRTLIVLASEFSRDCLVEGKPDKPVRGQVKQPDVIEELKYYGMHRHFTGASSVLMFGGGTPRGMLYGASAPERPCTTIANPINVMDLHATLYRAMGIPENHHVVVEERPFYATKDGHGTPRAELLGT; encoded by the coding sequence ATGAGCCACGATTCCTTTCCCCCCCTCAGTCGCCGTGACTTTCTCGCCCGCTCCGCCGGCGTTGCTGCCGGCGTGATGAGCGGTGCCGGCCTGTTCAACCCGATCGGGCGGCCCTCGGCCACTGTCCGTGCCGATGACGAACGGACGCCGGCCAGCGCCGACACGCTGATTGTCCTCTGGATGGCCGGCGGGATGGCGCATACCGAGACCTTCGATCCCAAGCGGTACGTGCCGTTCGAGAAGGGAATGAAGGCGGAGGAAGTCCTCTGCACGTTTCCCTCGATTCCGACGGCCGTGGACGAGATCCGCATTTCGCAGGGGCTCGAGCAGGTCGCTTCGGTGATGGACCGGGGGACGCTCATCCGCTCGCATGTGCTGGGGGATCTGGGGCACATTCTGCACTCCCGGCACCAGTACCACTGGCACACCGGCTACGAACCGCCGCTGTCGGTCGCCGCTCCACATCTCGGCGCCTGGGTCGCCCATGCCCGTGGGCCGAACAACCCGGCTCTGCCTGCCTTCATCGACATCGGGCAGAGCTACGAGGGGAACGGCGAGGCGGAAGAGCTGAAGGCCTTTCAGACCGGCGGTTGTCTGGGGAGCGAATTCAATCCGTTCCGCGTGCCCGATCCCCGGGAAGCGATCAACATCGTCCGACCACCTGCGGGAATGAGCCGGGCCCGCTTCAGGCAGCGGTTCGACACGTATCGCAAACTGGTCCAGCAGTCGCCGCAGTATGCCGACGCCGCCGACGAGCAGAAGGAGTCGCTCCTCAAGGCGATCGACGGAGCGCACCGGCTGATGGATTCCCCCGCGGCGAAGGCGTTCGACCTCGCGCTCGAACCGCAGGAATCGTACGAGACTTACAACACGTCGAAGTTCGGTCTCGGCTGCCTGCTGGCCCGGCGGTTGGTCGAAGAAGGAGCCCGGTTCATCGAAGTTACGACCGAGTACGGTCCGTTTCTGCAGTGGGATACGCACGACAACGGCCACACGCGGCTGGCGAAGCTCAAGCAGGAGATCGATGCGCCGATCGCACAGCTTGTCCGGGATCTCGAACAGCGGGGACTGCTCGATCGAACGCTCATTGTGCTCGCCAGTGAGTTCAGCCGCGACTGCCTTGTGGAAGGCAAGCCGGACAAGCCGGTTCGCGGACAGGTCAAGCAGCCGGACGTCATCGAGGAACTGAAGTACTACGGCATGCACCGCCACTTTACGGGGGCGTCGAGTGTGCTGATGTTCGGAGGGGGGACGCCGCGGGGAATGCTCTACGGAGCCTCGGCACCGGAACGACCCTGCACGACGATCGCGAACCCGATCAACGTGATGGATCTGCACGCCACGCTCTATCGGGCGATGGGGATTCCGGAGAACCACCACGTTGTGGTCGAAGAGCGTCCGTTCTATGCGACGAAAGATGGACACGGCACGCCCCGCGCGGAGCTGCTCGGCACGTAA
- a CDS encoding hemolysin family protein: MSSIVVPAITGLCWFASALLSIGCYSLRNFSRSRLEQICRARKNEDRFGLILKWDEQALQACELLFGVSSIALLMLFAATRYGGVEAFSWWLFVADVVGITVVLGLTLLMLPWSLSRVWGEELLYLLWPLLQFAAVATRPLRNPAVWIDTIIHRMAGRQDPAPETLESFTDELQSVVNEGEREGILESRAGRMLHRVMELRHEDVTAVMTPRTDIVTIPSTASLEEARRILLDSGHSRIPVIGENSDDILGLLYTRDLLEQSGAPEPATSLSDIVREPTYIPETTSIDTLLEQMKRERFHMSIVLDEYGGVTGLVTLEDILEEIVGDIEDEFDEEPTEQIQRIDDTTVEVDARVHIDDLNEQFDFSLPEDEDYDTIGGFVFSELGRIPNRGEKLNWRNLRLTVLDADKRKVLKVRIEIDETVVAAVDES; this comes from the coding sequence TTGTCGAGCATCGTCGTCCCTGCGATTACCGGCCTCTGCTGGTTCGCCAGCGCGCTTCTGTCGATCGGATGCTACAGCCTGCGAAATTTTTCCCGCAGCCGCCTGGAGCAGATCTGCCGCGCACGCAAAAACGAGGATCGCTTCGGCCTGATCCTCAAGTGGGACGAGCAGGCCCTGCAGGCGTGTGAACTGCTGTTCGGTGTCAGCTCGATTGCACTGCTGATGCTGTTTGCGGCGACGCGTTACGGTGGAGTGGAAGCATTCTCGTGGTGGCTGTTCGTTGCCGATGTCGTCGGCATCACGGTCGTCCTGGGACTGACGCTGCTGATGCTTCCCTGGTCACTTTCGCGCGTCTGGGGCGAGGAACTGCTCTACCTGCTCTGGCCGCTGCTGCAGTTTGCAGCCGTCGCGACCCGTCCCCTGCGCAATCCGGCGGTCTGGATCGACACGATCATCCACCGCATGGCGGGACGTCAGGACCCGGCTCCCGAGACGCTCGAATCGTTTACCGACGAGCTGCAGAGTGTCGTCAACGAAGGGGAGCGGGAAGGCATCCTGGAGTCCCGTGCCGGTCGCATGCTGCACCGAGTCATGGAGTTGCGTCACGAGGACGTCACCGCCGTCATGACGCCCCGGACCGATATCGTCACCATCCCCTCGACCGCTTCTCTCGAAGAGGCGCGACGGATTCTGCTCGATTCGGGACACTCGCGGATCCCGGTGATCGGCGAGAATTCTGACGATATTCTCGGCCTGCTGTACACCCGCGATCTGCTCGAACAGTCCGGGGCCCCGGAGCCCGCCACCTCGCTGAGCGACATCGTGCGGGAGCCGACCTACATCCCGGAAACGACCAGCATCGATACGCTGCTCGAACAGATGAAACGAGAGCGGTTCCACATGTCGATCGTGCTGGACGAGTACGGCGGCGTGACGGGCCTGGTCACTCTGGAAGACATTCTCGAAGAAATCGTCGGCGACATCGAGGACGAGTTCGATGAGGAGCCGACCGAACAGATCCAGCGGATCGATGACACCACCGTCGAGGTGGACGCGCGTGTGCATATCGACGATCTGAACGAGCAGTTCGACTTTTCCCTTCCCGAGGACGAAGACTACGACACGATCGGCGGTTTCGTCTTTTCGGAACTGGGGCGCATCCCCAACCGGGGTGAGAAACTGAACTGGCGCAACCTGCGTCTGACCGTGCTCGATGCGGACAAACGGAAGGTTCTCAAGGTCCGAATCGAGATCGACGAAACCGTCGTGGCCGCCGTCGACGAATCCTGA
- a CDS encoding DUF1549 domain-containing protein encodes MRTVRSFRLQWFLILAAVTAACLPPVIFEDGTAIAAPRRQQAKKKAKPKPKLPDLKTPEDKLKFLAIIRGQFPAVRIGRTSTFTSEDLDDSLERYVARGTSTPFARIVDDETFLRRVKIDLTGTVPTRQEIKTFVDDPDPKKRSKMIDELLDSDAWARKWAKYWRSAVFYNSDAPNSMVNRQAFEDWLFEEFKSDAPWDRIVAEMISASPKRVRERKAQENGWQQDYGPNNFILACERKPEIIASNAARLFMGISIGCAECHDHPFDQWSREQFHELAAFFAPGKYYMTDEFDPTEKSVVPARFLLGEQPPASLKPDQRRVAVAAYLIYNPDNYWFARAYVNRMWNELIGDGFYSVDSLGPDKEVMHKLVVNRLAATFRYAAFDVKWFFRTICNSRTYQREIRTIEKDRDLFTAVRPARLRPYEVAASTRQLLGQDRNIERTINRVFDADPSVPQRDLEGSMQQALLFMNNGAIQRRLAGSGLKKQLAKIKSDEQLVREAFLGVLARSPNERELKRYTSYLGRVQNRNEAIDDILWVLFNSAEFITKR; translated from the coding sequence ATGCGAACCGTTCGTTCTTTCCGGCTCCAGTGGTTTCTCATCCTGGCGGCCGTGACGGCAGCCTGTCTGCCTCCGGTCATCTTTGAAGACGGGACGGCCATTGCCGCACCCCGACGACAGCAGGCGAAGAAGAAAGCCAAGCCGAAACCGAAGCTGCCGGACCTCAAGACGCCGGAAGACAAGCTGAAGTTTCTGGCGATCATTCGCGGTCAGTTTCCCGCTGTTCGCATCGGCCGCACGTCGACGTTTACCTCCGAGGATCTCGACGACAGTCTCGAACGGTACGTCGCCCGCGGGACGAGCACGCCGTTCGCACGCATTGTCGACGACGAGACGTTCCTGCGTCGGGTGAAGATCGACCTGACCGGAACGGTCCCGACCCGGCAGGAGATCAAGACGTTCGTAGATGATCCCGACCCGAAGAAGCGGTCGAAGATGATCGACGAACTTCTCGACAGCGATGCCTGGGCCCGCAAATGGGCGAAGTACTGGCGGTCGGCGGTCTTCTACAATTCCGATGCTCCCAACTCGATGGTCAACCGTCAGGCCTTTGAAGACTGGCTGTTCGAGGAGTTCAAATCGGATGCTCCTTGGGACCGCATCGTTGCCGAGATGATTTCCGCCTCGCCCAAGCGAGTCCGCGAACGCAAGGCGCAGGAGAACGGCTGGCAGCAGGACTACGGCCCGAACAACTTCATCCTCGCGTGCGAGCGCAAGCCGGAGATCATTGCTTCGAATGCTGCCCGGCTGTTCATGGGCATCAGCATCGGCTGCGCCGAATGCCACGATCATCCGTTCGATCAGTGGTCCCGCGAGCAGTTCCACGAACTGGCCGCCTTCTTCGCTCCCGGCAAGTACTACATGACGGACGAGTTCGACCCGACCGAGAAGTCGGTCGTGCCGGCCCGCTTCCTGCTGGGCGAACAGCCGCCGGCATCACTCAAACCGGATCAGCGCCGCGTCGCGGTTGCGGCGTACCTGATCTACAACCCCGACAACTACTGGTTCGCCCGCGCGTACGTGAACCGGATGTGGAACGAACTGATCGGCGACGGCTTCTACTCGGTCGACAGTCTCGGTCCCGACAAGGAAGTGATGCACAAGCTGGTGGTCAACCGGCTGGCCGCGACGTTCCGCTACGCGGCATTCGACGTTAAATGGTTCTTCCGGACGATTTGCAACAGCCGCACGTATCAACGGGAAATCCGCACGATCGAGAAGGACCGTGACCTGTTCACTGCCGTGCGGCCGGCCCGTTTGCGTCCGTATGAAGTGGCTGCCAGTACCAGACAGCTTCTCGGTCAGGATCGAAATATCGAGCGGACGATCAACCGCGTCTTCGATGCCGATCCCTCGGTGCCGCAGCGGGATCTCGAAGGATCAATGCAGCAGGCACTGCTGTTCATGAACAACGGCGCGATTCAGCGACGGCTGGCAGGAAGCGGCCTCAAGAAACAGCTGGCCAAGATCAAATCGGACGAGCAGCTGGTGCGTGAGGCGTTTCTCGGTGTGCTGGCTCGCAGTCCGAACGAGCGGGAACTGAAGCGGTACACCAGTTACCTCGGGCGCGTGCAGAACAGGAACGAAGCGATCGACGACATCCTGTGGGTGCTGTTCAACTCTGCCGAGTTCATCACCAAACGCTGA
- a CDS encoding DUF1501 domain-containing protein, giving the protein MVNNNLLHVNLDRNGQITRRKLLRLAGAGFAGLTGMGILRTLGLNAEEMKRQGKACIMVFLTGAPSQLETWDPKPGTDNGGPTKAIQTKIAGVQFAEYWPKLAKLTSDLSVIRSMHGKEAAHNRGQYHLRTGRRLGGASDFPHFGSVMAHELGDPDADIPNFISIGNTISSGFLGVRYAPFVIGQAGKLPDNVAAPVGQPRMNRRLGLLREQDSDFAFAGAEGIASEHIELYSKASSLMTSKRLKAFNTASEPDAMKNRYGKHAFGQGCLVARRLVESGVPFVEVQRGGWDMHNSLWQKIRGNAAQVDQGVSALITDLKQRGMLENTLVLCLGEFGRTPKINQRTPEVGRDHWARNFNMLIAGGGIQGGRVVGKTSDDGMEIEDRPVEVDDLFQTMCHCVGIDADKEFITPAGRPLRIVDAGSPVKELL; this is encoded by the coding sequence ATGGTGAATAACAACCTGCTGCACGTGAACCTCGACCGTAACGGGCAGATCACGCGCCGCAAACTCCTGCGACTCGCCGGCGCCGGCTTTGCCGGCCTCACCGGCATGGGCATTCTGCGGACTCTCGGCCTGAATGCCGAAGAAATGAAGCGGCAGGGAAAGGCCTGCATCATGGTCTTCCTGACCGGGGCGCCCAGCCAGCTGGAGACCTGGGATCCCAAGCCGGGGACCGACAACGGCGGTCCGACGAAGGCGATCCAGACGAAGATTGCCGGGGTGCAGTTCGCCGAATACTGGCCGAAGCTCGCGAAACTGACCAGCGACCTCTCGGTGATTCGCTCGATGCACGGGAAAGAGGCGGCCCACAACCGGGGGCAGTATCATCTGCGAACCGGTCGCCGGCTGGGCGGAGCGTCAGACTTCCCGCACTTCGGTTCGGTGATGGCGCATGAGCTGGGCGATCCGGATGCCGACATCCCGAACTTCATCAGCATCGGGAACACGATCAGTTCCGGGTTCCTCGGCGTGAGGTACGCTCCGTTTGTGATCGGCCAGGCTGGCAAGCTCCCGGATAACGTCGCTGCGCCCGTCGGTCAGCCGCGCATGAACCGCCGCCTCGGCCTGCTGCGGGAACAGGACTCCGATTTCGCGTTCGCCGGTGCCGAAGGGATCGCCAGCGAGCACATCGAGCTGTACTCCAAGGCGTCGAGTCTCATGACGTCGAAGCGGCTCAAGGCATTCAACACCGCTTCCGAGCCGGATGCGATGAAGAACCGGTACGGCAAGCACGCTTTCGGTCAAGGATGCCTGGTCGCCCGACGACTGGTCGAAAGTGGTGTTCCTTTCGTGGAAGTCCAGCGGGGCGGCTGGGACATGCACAACAGTCTCTGGCAGAAGATCAGAGGCAACGCGGCTCAGGTGGACCAGGGCGTCTCGGCACTGATCACGGACCTCAAGCAGCGGGGCATGCTGGAGAACACGCTCGTGCTCTGCCTGGGCGAATTCGGCCGGACGCCGAAGATCAACCAGCGGACGCCCGAAGTCGGCCGCGACCACTGGGCCCGCAACTTCAACATGCTCATCGCCGGTGGCGGCATCCAGGGGGGACGTGTCGTCGGCAAGACCAGCGACGACGGAATGGAAATCGAAGACCGGCCCGTCGAGGTGGACGACCTGTTCCAGACGATGTGTCACTGCGTCGGGATCGACGCCGACAAGGAATTCATCACTCCCGCCGGGCGCCCATTGCGGATCGTCGACGCCGGATCGCCCGTGAAAGAACTTCTCTGA
- a CDS encoding PhoH family protein — protein MSTATIPISDADLVRTLFGAQDAHLRRLREALGVRIVHRGDALLIEGEEPDLEQGRKAVEELLSVARRQGVLHDEDVSSVIGRSGGDIDATSSAIDLFEKARSIRPRTPGQARYVDAIREHDVVMCTGPAGCGKTYLAVAMAVNAMRQEQVRKIVLVRPAVEAGEKLGFLPGDLLAKVNPFLRPLLDAMNDMLNFEQVRRYMESDVVEIVPLAFMRGRTLNDTFIILDEAQNTTITQMKMFLTRMGEGSKVVVTGDRTQSDLPENVASGLADAIQRLSHIEGVAVVELTGRDIVRHRLVREIVDAYEKGSGGRSSARR, from the coding sequence ATGTCGACCGCCACCATACCGATCTCTGATGCCGATCTGGTTCGCACCTTGTTCGGGGCCCAGGATGCTCACCTGCGCCGCCTGCGCGAGGCGCTGGGAGTGCGCATCGTCCATCGCGGCGACGCCCTGCTGATCGAAGGCGAAGAGCCCGATCTCGAGCAGGGCCGCAAGGCGGTGGAGGAACTGCTGTCCGTTGCCCGTCGCCAGGGCGTGCTGCACGACGAAGACGTCTCCAGTGTGATTGGACGCAGCGGCGGCGACATCGATGCGACGTCTTCCGCGATCGACCTGTTCGAGAAAGCGCGCAGTATCCGCCCGCGCACGCCGGGGCAGGCCCGCTACGTTGATGCGATCCGCGAGCATGATGTCGTGATGTGTACCGGCCCGGCCGGCTGCGGGAAGACGTATCTGGCTGTCGCCATGGCGGTGAATGCGATGCGGCAGGAACAGGTCCGCAAGATCGTGCTCGTTCGCCCAGCGGTCGAAGCCGGCGAAAAGCTCGGATTTCTGCCGGGCGACCTGCTCGCGAAAGTCAATCCGTTTCTGCGACCGCTGCTCGATGCCATGAACGACATGCTGAATTTCGAGCAGGTCCGGCGCTACATGGAAAGCGATGTCGTCGAGATCGTTCCGCTGGCCTTCATGCGGGGCCGAACGCTCAACGACACATTCATCATCCTTGATGAAGCCCAGAACACGACCATCACGCAGATGAAAATGTTCCTGACGCGGATGGGTGAAGGGTCGAAAGTCGTGGTCACCGGCGACCGGACCCAGTCCGATCTCCCCGAGAACGTTGCGTCCGGACTGGCCGACGCCATCCAGCGGCTGAGCCACATCGAAGGTGTCGCAGTCGTGGAACTGACCGGACGCGATATCGTGCGTCACCGACTGGTGCGTGAAATCGTCGATGCCTACGAGAAAGGGAGCGGCGGGCGCTCGTCGGCGCGTCGGTAG
- a CDS encoding HD family phosphohydrolase codes for MFGFGQKKSRANRVLNVRGKESGLSRLLSHLSNRSVLSRLGLVFAAVVLLLAAVQAWSASFPYRVGDYAPHGIAAKLDFERVDRVDTERARDAAAKRVPFIFGNHDERLISLPQQLRAALGEIALSEDLDELSERTRAAFGLLEPTEDEERPRGRPFAAPNRNDRYQSLKQAVSAGDMRTAETRIDDIVDDFSKFISPLRRYGVIDERDVRINEIERDSYIRVVSPGVTEEAHEVLLPQVRLIDQLSEAGDLGRSWLSYPSLKEPIRPALSHWLLVETPPTLQYDEAATKEAKAAARTRVPDVMDVYNAGDLLVRPGEVIDTTKLAILADEYRAAEQQITPLARTIRLIVVFVMVLVLAALNGYYILHNEPRLVRSLSRLSIYLAVIVVATGLGRALSYDPWRAEVIPLIGAVMVLSLAYNQVLATMTGFTLCLIITLSTTTALSQFVILMSTAAMAIVPLTRVASRSKLILVGVYTAATYFLVSLGMGVVAAQSLTEAFDDWTLLQQSAKGAAWCLAGSYLVAGSLPFIESTFGVVTDISLLEMSDPSHPLLQELVQRAPGTYNHSVTVGSIAETAAEAIGANGLLVRVGAYFHDIGKMLKPQYFIENLQTGTESRHAHLAPAMSTLIIIGHVKDGVHLAEQHNLPQALIDFIEQHHGTTLVEYFYHEAAKQAETQPDHRTDAEESSFRYPGPKPQSRETGVLMLSDAVESASRALTDPTPKRIETLVHNITMKRLLDGQFDESSLTLSEIRTIEASLVKSLIGIYHGRIRYPDARTA; via the coding sequence ATGTTTGGCTTCGGCCAGAAAAAATCGCGAGCGAACCGCGTACTGAACGTGCGCGGGAAAGAGAGCGGACTGAGCCGCCTGCTCAGCCATCTCAGCAACCGTAGCGTCCTGTCCCGCCTGGGACTGGTCTTCGCTGCGGTCGTGCTGCTGCTCGCAGCCGTACAGGCCTGGAGTGCCTCCTTCCCGTACCGGGTGGGAGACTATGCTCCACACGGGATCGCGGCAAAGCTCGATTTCGAACGGGTTGACCGGGTCGACACCGAGCGGGCGCGCGATGCAGCCGCCAAACGGGTGCCGTTCATCTTCGGCAACCACGACGAGCGTCTGATCAGCCTGCCGCAGCAGCTGCGGGCCGCGCTCGGAGAAATTGCCCTCTCCGAAGACCTCGACGAGCTGTCGGAACGGACGCGGGCGGCCTTCGGTCTGCTCGAGCCGACCGAAGACGAAGAACGCCCCCGCGGACGACCGTTCGCGGCTCCGAATCGAAACGATCGCTACCAGTCGCTCAAGCAGGCGGTCTCGGCCGGCGACATGCGGACGGCCGAAACCCGGATCGACGACATTGTCGATGACTTCTCGAAGTTCATCAGCCCGCTGCGGCGGTACGGCGTCATCGACGAGCGGGACGTGCGAATCAACGAGATCGAACGGGACAGTTACATTCGTGTCGTCAGTCCCGGGGTGACGGAAGAAGCACACGAAGTCCTGCTGCCGCAGGTGCGACTGATCGATCAGCTCAGCGAGGCGGGTGATCTCGGACGATCCTGGCTTTCCTATCCGAGTCTGAAGGAACCGATCCGCCCGGCGCTTTCGCACTGGTTGCTCGTCGAAACGCCCCCCACGCTGCAGTACGACGAAGCTGCGACGAAGGAGGCCAAGGCGGCCGCCCGCACCCGCGTTCCGGACGTGATGGACGTCTACAACGCGGGAGACCTGCTGGTCCGCCCCGGCGAAGTGATCGACACCACGAAGCTGGCCATTCTCGCCGACGAATACCGGGCCGCCGAACAGCAGATCACGCCGCTGGCCAGGACGATTCGACTGATCGTCGTATTCGTGATGGTGCTGGTGCTGGCGGCGCTGAATGGGTACTACATCCTTCACAACGAACCGCGCCTGGTTCGCAGCCTCAGCCGGCTTTCGATCTACCTGGCGGTGATCGTGGTGGCCACAGGACTCGGCAGAGCCCTGTCGTACGATCCCTGGCGTGCGGAGGTGATTCCGCTCATCGGTGCGGTGATGGTCCTGTCGCTGGCCTACAACCAGGTGCTGGCGACGATGACCGGCTTCACGCTGTGTCTGATCATCACACTTTCGACGACCACGGCCCTGTCGCAGTTCGTGATTCTGATGAGCACGGCGGCCATGGCGATCGTCCCGCTGACGCGCGTCGCGTCGCGGTCCAAACTGATCCTGGTCGGCGTCTACACGGCTGCCACATACTTTCTGGTCAGTCTGGGAATGGGCGTCGTCGCCGCACAGTCACTTACAGAGGCGTTCGATGACTGGACGCTGCTGCAGCAGAGCGCGAAGGGGGCCGCCTGGTGCCTGGCCGGCAGTTACCTGGTGGCGGGCAGCCTGCCGTTCATCGAATCGACTTTCGGCGTGGTGACCGACATCAGCCTGCTCGAGATGAGCGACCCGTCCCATCCGCTGCTGCAGGAACTCGTGCAGCGGGCTCCCGGCACGTACAACCACTCGGTGACCGTGGGAAGCATTGCGGAAACAGCAGCCGAAGCGATCGGAGCCAACGGACTGCTCGTCCGGGTGGGAGCGTACTTCCACGACATCGGCAAGATGCTCAAGCCGCAGTACTTCATCGAGAATCTGCAGACCGGCACAGAGAGTCGCCATGCGCATCTGGCCCCCGCGATGAGCACGCTGATCATCATCGGCCACGTCAAGGACGGCGTGCACTTGGCCGAGCAGCACAACCTTCCGCAAGCCCTGATCGACTTTATCGAACAGCACCACGGCACGACGCTGGTCGAGTACTTCTACCACGAGGCGGCCAAGCAGGCGGAAACGCAGCCGGATCACCGGACCGATGCCGAAGAGTCGTCCTTCCGTTATCCCGGCCCGAAGCCGCAGTCACGGGAGACGGGGGTGTTGATGCTGTCCGACGCCGTCGAAAGCGCCAGCCGAGCCCTGACCGACCCGACACCAAAGCGGATTGAAACGCTCGTCCACAACATTACGATGAAGCGTCTGCTGGACGGTCAGTTCGACGAAAGTTCCCTGACGCTCAGCGAGATTCGCACGATCGAGGCTTCGCTCGTGAAGTCGCTGATCGGTATTTACCACGGACGCATTCGCTACCCCGACGCCCGGACCGCATGA